GCGACCATATGGCAGAAAACGCCCGGCGCATGGAAGAAGCCCGGGACACCCTGCAGAAAAGTCTCAGTGCCCTGGACGGTACCAGGGTCCATGCCGGCACCATGCCGCGCCTCCCCGGCCACCTGAACATGGCCTTTGAAGGGGTTTCCGCCGAAGCCCTGCTGCCCGTGCTGGGCATGGCCGGGATCTGTGTTTCCTCCGGATCCGCCTGTGCCTCGGGCAGCCCTGACCCCAGCCATGTGCTGTTGGCCATGGGCTGCACCCCGGATGAAGCCCGGAGTTCCATCCGGTTCTCTCTGGGCGATGACATCACCCTGGAGCAGGTCCATTTCATCGTGGAAACCGTGACCCGGGAAGTAGCCCGACTGCGGAAGCTCCATCAGCAAGCATAGAAAGGATCATCATGAAAGCTCTCATTGCCATGAGCGGCGGAGTGGACAGCTCCGTTTCCGCCAAACTGATGCAGGATGCAGGTTACGACTGCATCGGCTGCAACATGAAACTGTACAACAACCCGGATGCCGGCTACTGCAGCACCAAGACCTGCTGCAGCCTCAGCGATGTGGAAGACGCCCGCAGCGTCTGTGCCCGGCTGGGCATGCCCTTTTACGTGTTCAACTACACCGAGGAATTCAAACACGACGTTATGGAGAAATTTGCCCGCAGCTACACCCTGGGCCATACGCCCAACCCCTGCATCGACTGCAACAAATTCCTGAAATTCGGAGCCCTGTACCAGCGGGCCCGGGAACTGGGCTGCGACTGCGTGGTCACCGGCCATTATGCCCGCATCCGCAAAAACGAAGCAACCGGTAAATACGAACTCCTGAAAGCCCTGGATCCGAAAAAGGACCAGAGCTATGTACTGTATAACCTGACCCAGGAGCAGCTGGCCCATACCCATTTTCCCTTGGGCGGATACCACAAGACCCACACCCGGGAAATCGCCGAAGAAAACGGGTTCATCAATTCCCACAAGCCCGACAGCCAGGATATCTGCTTCGTGCCCAACGGGCAGTACACGGACGCCGTGCAGCGGATCCTGGATTACAAGCCCCAGCCCGGGCCCTTCCTGGACCTTGAAGGCAATGTTATCGGCCAGCACAAGGGCATCATTTATTACACCCTGGGCCAGCACAAACATCTGGGCCTGAACCAGCCGGATTTTCCCCTGTACGTGGTGAAGATCGACCCGAAGAAGAACGCCATTGTGGTGGGCCCCAGCGAGGCCCTGTTCAGCCGGGAGG
This is a stretch of genomic DNA from Acidaminococcus timonensis. It encodes these proteins:
- the mnmA gene encoding tRNA 2-thiouridine(34) synthase MnmA: MKALIAMSGGVDSSVSAKLMQDAGYDCIGCNMKLYNNPDAGYCSTKTCCSLSDVEDARSVCARLGMPFYVFNYTEEFKHDVMEKFARSYTLGHTPNPCIDCNKFLKFGALYQRARELGCDCVVTGHYARIRKNEATGKYELLKALDPKKDQSYVLYNLTQEQLAHTHFPLGGYHKTHTREIAEENGFINSHKPDSQDICFVPNGQYTDAVQRILDYKPQPGPFLDLEGNVIGQHKGIIYYTLGQHKHLGLNQPDFPLYVVKIDPKKNAIVVGPSEALFSREASVGEANWISGEVPAGPVRCQVKVRYRQDAQPATVTPTGKDTFTIQFDEPQRAITPGQAAVLYDGEVVLGGGTIE